A part of Podarcis muralis chromosome 13, rPodMur119.hap1.1, whole genome shotgun sequence genomic DNA contains:
- the LOC144325328 gene encoding olfactory receptor 14A16-like, with protein MFNTTTVTDFVLLEFSETWELQILHFIIFLLLYLASLMGNLLIISAVASDHHLHRPMYFFMMNLAIQDLGQVSVIVPKSMANSLLNTRQISYSGCVAQILLFNFFISSNFFLLTLMAYDRYVAICNPLYYEMVMNKQAYMQAVACVWISGFLHAVLHTSSTFAAPFCSNVVNQFFCEIPQLLKLACSDLYLIEIGAVMLSFIIGLGCFTFIIVTYVQIFYAVLRIPSVQGRQKAYSTCIPHLTVIFTLFFTGFFAYLRSTSVLNLVFTMVYSMVPPMLNPVIYSMRNKEIKAAMSKLLGFTQSTSSSLF; from the coding sequence ATGTTCAATACCACCACAGTGACTGACTTTGTGCTCCTCGAATTTTCAGAGACTTGGGAACTGCAGATTCTGCACTTCATTATATTTCTACTATTGTACTTGGCAAGCTTAATGGGGAACCTTCTCATAATTTCTGCAGTAGCTTCTGATCACCACTTGCACAGACCAATGTATTTCTTTATGATGAACTTGGCTATTCAGGACCTTGGACAAGTTTCAGTTATTGTTCCCAAATCCATGGCCAATTCCCTCTTAAATACTAGGCAAATTTCTTATTCTGGATGTGTAGCTCAGATCCTTTTGTTCAACTTCTTTATATCATCCAACTTCTTCCTTCTCACACTCATGGCTTATGATCGGTATGTTGCCATCTGCAATCCATTGTACTATGAGATGGTCATGAATAAGCAAGCCTACATGCAAGCGGTGGCCTGTGTGTGGATCAGTGGTTTTCTCCACGCAGTGCTACACACCAGCAGCACCTTTGCAGCCCCATTTTGCTCCAATGTTGTCAATCAGTTCTTCTGTGAAATTCCACAGTTACTGAAGCTTGCATGCTCAGATTTATACCTAATTGAAATTGGAGCTGTTATGCTGAGCTTTATCATCGGGCTAGGCTGTTTTACCTTCATCATTGTAACTTATGTGCAGATTTTCTATGCAGTGTTGAGAATTCCCTCTGTGCAGGGAAGGCAAAAGGCTTACTCAACTTGCATTCCCCATCTCACTGTCATCTTCACGTTATTCTTTACCGGATTCTTTGCCTACCTGCGGTCTACCTCTGTTCTGAATTTGGTATTTACTATGGTATATTCAATGGTTCCACCCATGCTGAATCCAGTGATTTACAGTATGAGAAACAAAGAGATCAAGGCTGCCATGTCAAAGTTATTAGGTTTTACTCAAAGTACATCATCAAGTCTTTTTTAA
- the LOC114589701 gene encoding olfactory receptor 14J1-like, protein MVNQSFVSEFLLEEFSEVREMQIFHFLLFLVLYLATVTGNLLIISAVAFDRRLHTPMYFFLVNLAIQDLGSVSVIVPNSMANSLMNTRHISYSGCVAQVLLFVFFLVSDVSLLTIMAYDRYVAICNPLQYEKLMNNQACVHMIACVWITGLLCAVLHTGGTFATPFCSTVVKQFFCEIPQLLKLSCSGLNLTEIGAIVLSIFIELGCLFFIVVTYVYIFSAVLKMPSIQGRQKVFSTCLPHLIVISMLLLTGWFAYLSPMYSTTSQQDLSFAVIYSVVPPLLNPVIYSMRNKDMKIALSKLFALIKTSKKEIFHFLQ, encoded by the coding sequence ATGGTGAACCAGTCCTTTGTATCAGAGTTCCTGCTCGAAGAGTTTTCAGAGGTTCGGGAAATGCAGATTTTTCACTTCCTTCTATTCCTGGTTTTGTACTTGGCTACAGTAACAGGGAACCTTCTCATCATCTCTGCAGTAGCTTTCGACCGCCGACTGCACacccccatgtacttctttctGGTGAACTTGGCCATACAGGACCTTGGATCTGTTTCAGTCATTGTTCCCAATTCCATGGCTAATTCCCTCATGAATACCAGACACATTTCTTACTCTGGGTGTGTTGCTCAAGTtctcttatttgtcttctttttaGTATCCGATGTCTCTCTCCTGACCATCATGGCATATGATCGgtatgttgccatttgcaaccCATTACAATATGAGAAGCTGATGAACAACCAAGCCTGTGTCCACATGATTGCCTGTGTATGGATCACTGGTCTTCTCTGTGCTGTGTTACACACTGGAGGCACCTTTGCAACCCCCTTCTGCTCCACTGTTGTCAAACAGTTTTTCTGTGAAATCCCACAGTTGCTAAAGCTCTCCTGCTCTGGTTTGAACCTAACAGAAATTGGAGCTATCGTGCTGAGTATTTTCATTGAATTAGGTTGCCTCTTCTTCATTGTTGTAACTTATGTCTATATTTTCAGTGCTGTGTTAAAAATGCCTTCTATTCAGGGAAGGCAAAAAGTCTTCTCAACTTGTCTTCCTCACCTCATTGTTATCTCCATGTTGTTATTAACTGGGTGGTTTGCTTACCTAAGTCCTATGTATAGTACCACATCACAGCAAGATTTGTCTTTTGCTGTGATATATTCTGTGGTTCCACCACTGCTGAACCCAGTGATCTACAGCATGCGAAACAAGGATATGAAAATTGCCTTGTCAAAATTATTTGCATTGATCAAAACTTCTAAGAAAGAAATCTTCCATTTTCTTCAGTAG